A single window of Ferrimonas balearica DSM 9799 DNA harbors:
- the birA gene encoding bifunctional biotin--[acetyl-CoA-carboxylase] ligase/biotin operon repressor BirA — MLSTIRQQLIAALADGQFHSGAHLAEQLGVSRAAIHNHIEALSTLGLDLYRVKGKGYRLAQPLSLLSADHIGVAERPAPLHLLWQVDSTNAFLLARAKQCRNGEACLAEMQTGGRGRRGRTWVSPIASHLYLSYFWRLEQGLAAAGGLSLAVGVMLCEALESLGVSGLTLKWPNDIYLNGRKLAGILVEVSGQQGEACELVIGCGVNVTMPESMAALIDQPWADLAGEGIAPSRSELARRVLEHLDAGMRDFELEGLTPFVARWLARDQFADTPVKLLLGNQEVIGVARGIDPQGHLLLALPDGTVKRFAGGELSLRPRD, encoded by the coding sequence ATGTTGTCGACGATTCGTCAGCAGTTGATCGCGGCGTTGGCCGATGGTCAGTTTCATTCCGGCGCCCACCTTGCCGAGCAACTCGGTGTGTCACGGGCGGCGATCCATAACCACATTGAAGCGTTATCAACCCTTGGGCTGGATCTTTACCGGGTTAAGGGCAAAGGCTACCGCCTGGCTCAGCCTCTGAGTCTGCTCAGCGCTGACCATATCGGTGTGGCTGAGCGTCCCGCCCCTCTGCACCTGCTGTGGCAGGTGGACTCCACCAACGCCTTTTTGCTGGCCCGTGCCAAGCAGTGCCGCAATGGTGAGGCGTGCCTGGCTGAGATGCAGACCGGTGGCCGTGGCCGACGTGGCCGTACCTGGGTGTCGCCAATCGCCTCCCACCTCTATCTCTCTTACTTCTGGCGTCTGGAGCAGGGTTTGGCTGCGGCCGGCGGACTGAGTCTGGCGGTTGGGGTGATGCTGTGTGAGGCGCTGGAGTCGCTGGGGGTATCCGGCCTGACACTGAAATGGCCCAACGACATCTATCTCAATGGGCGCAAGCTGGCCGGGATTCTGGTTGAGGTATCGGGTCAGCAGGGGGAAGCCTGCGAACTGGTGATTGGCTGTGGCGTCAATGTGACGATGCCAGAGTCGATGGCCGCGTTGATAGACCAGCCGTGGGCCGATTTGGCCGGGGAGGGCATTGCGCCGTCCCGCAGCGAGTTGGCGCGCCGGGTGTTGGAACACCTCGATGCCGGTATGCGGGATTTTGAGCTGGAGGGGCTGACGCCGTTCGTTGCCCGCTGGCTGGCGCGGGATCAGTTTGCCGATACACCGGTAAAGCTGCTGCTGGGCAACCAGGAGGTGATCGGCGTGGCACGGGGTATCGACCCTCAGGGCCATCTGTTGCTGGCCCTGCCGGATGGGACGGTAAAGCGGTTTGCCGGTGGTGAACTGAGTCTGCGCCCGAGGGATTAA
- the tuf gene encoding elongation factor Tu, producing the protein MSKEKFERTKPHVNVGTIGHVDHGKTTLTAAITNVLAKAHGGQARAFDQIDNAPEERERGITIAASHVEYDTDTRHYAHVDCPGHADYVKNMITGAAQMDGAILVCAATDGPMPQTREHILLSRQVGVPYIIVFLNKCDMVDDEELLELVEMEVRELLSEYDFPGDDTPVIQGSALKALEGDAQWEAKILELADALDTYIPEPERAVDGAFLLPIEDVFSIQGRGTVVTGRVERGIVKVGDEVEIVGIKETAKTTCTGVEMFRKLLDEGRAGENCGVLLRGTKREEVERGQVLAQPGSITPHTKFTSEVYVLSKEEGGRHTPFFKGYRPQFYFRTTDITGTIELPEGVEMVMPGDNIQMTVTLIAPIAMEEGLRFAIREGGRTVGAGVVAKIVE; encoded by the coding sequence ATGTCTAAAGAAAAATTTGAACGTACGAAACCCCACGTTAACGTAGGCACCATCGGCCACGTTGACCACGGTAAAACCACCCTGACCGCTGCTATCACCAACGTTCTGGCCAAGGCCCACGGTGGCCAGGCTCGCGCGTTCGATCAGATCGATAATGCCCCGGAAGAGCGTGAGCGTGGTATCACCATCGCCGCTTCTCACGTTGAGTACGACACCGATACCCGTCACTACGCTCACGTTGACTGCCCTGGTCACGCTGACTACGTGAAGAACATGATCACCGGTGCAGCCCAGATGGACGGCGCGATCCTGGTTTGTGCTGCTACTGACGGCCCGATGCCGCAGACCCGTGAGCACATCCTGCTGTCCCGCCAGGTTGGCGTACCGTACATCATCGTGTTCCTGAACAAGTGTGACATGGTGGATGACGAAGAGCTGCTCGAGCTGGTTGAGATGGAAGTTCGTGAACTGCTGTCTGAGTACGACTTCCCGGGCGACGACACTCCGGTTATCCAGGGTTCTGCACTGAAAGCGCTGGAAGGCGACGCTCAGTGGGAAGCTAAGATCCTGGAACTGGCCGACGCGCTGGACACCTACATCCCTGAGCCGGAGCGTGCGGTAGACGGTGCATTCCTGCTGCCGATCGAAGACGTATTCTCCATCCAGGGCCGTGGTACCGTAGTTACCGGTCGTGTTGAGCGTGGTATCGTTAAAGTTGGCGACGAAGTCGAAATCGTTGGCATCAAAGAGACCGCCAAGACCACCTGTACCGGTGTTGAGATGTTCCGCAAGCTGCTGGACGAAGGCCGTGCTGGCGAGAACTGTGGTGTTCTGCTGCGTGGTACCAAGCGTGAAGAAGTTGAGCGTGGTCAGGTTCTGGCTCAGCCGGGCTCCATCACCCCGCACACCAAGTTCACCTCTGAAGTGTACGTTCTGTCCAAAGAAGAAGGCGGTCGTCACACCCCGTTCTTCAAAGGCTACCGTCCTCAGTTCTACTTCCGTACCACCGACATCACTGGCACCATCGAGCTGCCGGAAGGTGTTGAGATGGTAATGCCGGGTGACAACATTCAGATGACTGTTACTCTGATCGCTCCGATCGCGATGGAAGAAGGCCTGCGTTTCGCTATCCGTGAGGGTGGCCGTACCGTAGGTGCTGGTGTTGTAGCGAAGATCGTTGAGTAA
- the rplJ gene encoding 50S ribosomal protein L10, protein MAMNLEGKKAIVAEVNEAAKGALSAVVADCRGVTVGKMTSLRKQAREAGVVMRVVRNTLAKRAVEGTSYECLSDAFVGPTLIAFSIEHPGAAARLFKDFAKEEQAFEVKALAYEGELIPAEQIDRLAKLPTYDEAIAQLMMTMKEASAGKLVRTLAALRDQKEEQAA, encoded by the coding sequence ATGGCAATGAACCTCGAAGGCAAGAAAGCAATTGTTGCTGAGGTCAATGAAGCTGCCAAAGGTGCTCTGTCTGCTGTGGTCGCCGACTGTCGTGGCGTTACCGTAGGCAAGATGACCTCTCTGCGTAAGCAAGCTCGTGAAGCTGGTGTGGTTATGCGCGTTGTGCGTAACACTCTGGCCAAGCGCGCTGTTGAAGGTACCTCTTACGAGTGCCTGAGCGACGCATTTGTAGGTCCGACCCTGATCGCTTTCTCTATCGAGCACCCCGGTGCTGCGGCGCGTCTGTTCAAAGACTTCGCCAAAGAAGAGCAAGCTTTTGAGGTTAAAGCACTGGCGTACGAAGGGGAGCTTATCCCTGCCGAGCAGATTGACCGTCTGGCTAAGCTGCCGACCTACGACGAAGCGATTGCACAGTTGATGATGACCATGAAGGAAGCATCTGCTGGCAAGCTGGTTCGTACTCTGGCTGCTCTGCGCGACCAAAAAGAAGAGCAAGCTGCCTAA
- the murI gene encoding glutamate racemase, translating into MGAILLFDSGLGGLTIYQHIRQALPNRRYRYLADNARFPYGELAPDELVQGCVDLIRAQMAEEPIDLVVIACNSASTLVLEPLRAAIDCPVVGVVPAIKPAAAMSHRKVIGLLATPGTVRRPYTDELAAQFAADCELVRLGSSELVWLAEQKLAGQPVSCSQLEPILGEFLQRQPDVVVLGCTHFPLLREEIGQVLGPQVRLIDSGAAIARRVSQLLGGEEKEGAVFAASFFHTGEAPAPSATVYLREQGFSNVEKWR; encoded by the coding sequence ATGGGCGCAATCCTACTCTTTGATTCCGGCCTTGGTGGCCTCACCATTTACCAGCATATCCGTCAGGCGTTGCCGAATCGGCGGTACCGCTACCTGGCAGACAACGCCCGTTTCCCTTATGGCGAACTGGCACCGGATGAATTGGTGCAGGGCTGCGTTGACCTGATCCGGGCGCAGATGGCCGAGGAGCCGATCGATCTGGTGGTGATCGCCTGTAACAGTGCCAGCACCCTGGTATTGGAACCATTGCGAGCGGCCATCGACTGTCCGGTGGTGGGGGTCGTGCCCGCCATCAAGCCGGCGGCAGCCATGAGCCACCGTAAAGTGATCGGCTTGCTGGCGACCCCGGGCACTGTACGTCGTCCCTATACCGATGAGTTGGCCGCCCAGTTTGCTGCGGACTGCGAATTGGTCCGCCTCGGCAGCAGTGAATTGGTATGGCTGGCGGAGCAGAAGCTGGCGGGGCAACCGGTGAGCTGCAGTCAGCTGGAGCCCATCCTTGGCGAATTTCTGCAACGCCAGCCGGATGTCGTGGTGTTGGGCTGTACCCATTTCCCTCTATTAAGGGAGGAGATCGGCCAGGTATTGGGGCCTCAGGTGCGCCTGATTGACTCCGGTGCGGCCATTGCCCGGCGGGTCAGCCAGCTTTTGGGCGGTGAAGAGAAGGAAGGGGCCGTTTTTGCCGCCTCGTTTTTCCATACTGGGGAGGCGCCGGCGCCCTCAGCAACCGTTTATTTGCGGGAACAGGGCTTTTCCAACGTGGAAAAATGGCGCTAA
- the rplA gene encoding 50S ribosomal protein L1, translating into MAKISKRMRVIREKVDATREYDINEAVALLKELATAKFVESVDVAVNLGIDARKSDQNVRGATVLPHGTGRDVRVAVFTQGANADAAKEAGADLVGMDELAAQVKAGEMNFDVVIASPDAMRVVGQLGQILGPRGLMPNPKTGTVTPNVAEAVKNAKAGQVRYRNDKNGIIHTTIGKVDFDAAKLKENLESLLVALKKAKPASAKGTFVKKVTISTTMGAGVAVDQATLEAQA; encoded by the coding sequence ATGGCTAAGATCTCTAAGCGCATGCGCGTAATCCGCGAGAAAGTTGACGCTACTCGTGAGTACGACATCAACGAAGCTGTTGCTCTGCTGAAAGAACTGGCTACCGCCAAGTTCGTTGAGAGCGTAGACGTTGCTGTAAACCTGGGCATCGATGCTCGTAAATCCGACCAGAACGTACGTGGCGCCACTGTGCTGCCGCACGGTACTGGCCGCGATGTACGCGTAGCCGTGTTCACCCAAGGCGCCAACGCCGATGCCGCCAAAGAAGCTGGTGCTGACCTGGTAGGTATGGACGAGCTGGCCGCTCAGGTTAAAGCTGGCGAGATGAACTTCGACGTAGTTATCGCTTCTCCGGATGCGATGCGCGTTGTTGGTCAGCTGGGTCAGATCCTGGGTCCGCGTGGCCTGATGCCGAACCCGAAGACCGGTACCGTAACCCCGAACGTTGCTGAAGCGGTTAAGAACGCTAAAGCCGGTCAGGTTCGCTACCGTAACGACAAGAACGGTATCATCCACACCACCATCGGTAAGGTTGACTTTGACGCTGCCAAGCTGAAAGAAAACCTGGAATCCCTGCTGGTAGCGCTGAAGAAGGCCAAGCCTGCTTCTGCCAAAGGTACTTTCGTTAAGAAAGTAACCATCTCTACCACCATGGGTGCTGGTGTTGCGGTTGACCAGGCGACTCTGGAAGCGCAAGCCTAA
- a CDS encoding TorD/DmsD family molecular chaperone codes for MLAKSQLEGLEAGAHLFHSIFMKAPERHTVNQLQDKSLISAWSEIGGAGERTETGLALLLQFVEQWQASDMQLVALKLDFSRLFIGPGQPLAPPWGSVYLDASSLLNSESTLAFAEFLRQNDIRVAQQSNEPLDHIGIQFVVLAFLLSQLAEKPGCDTALNRSKTLLSDFMLPWADRCLELAEYQANTQYYKGFVVLARQYLLHLRRLFGVGDTAVPLFH; via the coding sequence ATGTTGGCGAAATCACAGTTGGAAGGGTTGGAAGCTGGGGCCCACCTGTTCCACTCCATTTTTATGAAGGCGCCAGAGCGCCACACCGTTAATCAATTGCAGGATAAGAGCTTAATCTCAGCCTGGTCGGAGATTGGGGGCGCCGGTGAGCGCACAGAAACGGGCCTGGCCCTGTTATTGCAGTTTGTGGAGCAGTGGCAGGCCAGCGACATGCAGCTGGTGGCCCTGAAGCTGGACTTCAGCCGCCTCTTTATTGGCCCGGGCCAGCCTTTGGCTCCGCCCTGGGGGTCGGTCTACCTTGACGCCTCGTCGCTGTTAAACAGCGAATCCACTTTGGCGTTTGCGGAATTTCTGCGTCAAAACGACATCCGAGTGGCACAGCAAAGCAACGAGCCGCTCGACCATATCGGCATACAGTTCGTGGTATTGGCTTTTTTGTTGAGCCAGTTGGCTGAGAAACCCGGCTGTGACACGGCGTTGAATCGCAGTAAAACGCTGCTTTCCGACTTTATGCTGCCCTGGGCCGACCGTTGCCTTGAGCTGGCGGAGTATCAGGCAAACACACAGTACTACAAAGGGTTTGTGGTACTGGCGCGTCAGTACTTGCTGCACCTAAGGCGGCTGTTTGGCGTAGGCGATACTGCCGTGCCGCTGTTTCACTGA
- the rplK gene encoding 50S ribosomal protein L11: MAKKVQAYIKLQVAAGAANPSPPVGPALGQHGVNIMEFCKAFNARTEKLEKGLPIPVVITVYADRSFTFVTKTPPASVLLKKAAGLKSGSSRPNTEKVGTITMAQVKEIAETKAADMTGADIDAMARSIAGTARSMGLVVED, translated from the coding sequence ATGGCTAAGAAAGTCCAAGCCTACATCAAGCTGCAGGTTGCAGCTGGTGCCGCTAACCCGTCTCCGCCGGTAGGTCCGGCTCTGGGTCAGCACGGCGTAAACATCATGGAATTCTGTAAGGCGTTTAACGCTCGTACAGAAAAACTGGAAAAAGGTCTGCCGATCCCGGTTGTGATCACCGTTTACGCTGACCGTTCCTTCACCTTTGTTACCAAGACCCCGCCGGCTTCCGTTCTGCTGAAGAAAGCCGCTGGTCTGAAGTCTGGTTCCAGCCGTCCTAACACTGAGAAAGTGGGTACCATCACCATGGCTCAGGTTAAAGAAATCGCTGAAACCAAGGCTGCTGACATGACTGGTGCGGACATCGATGCAATGGCTCGCTCCATCGCTGGTACTGCCCGTTCCATGGGCCTGGTAGTGGAGGATTAA
- the secE gene encoding preprotein translocase subunit SecE, with protein sequence MSTNTENQGSSMDTLKWGLVVVILAAAVVGNHYFAAESVLIRAIGVVVAIAIALFVAAQTEKGKAAWAFAQESRNEVRKVVWPTRQETVQTTLIVFAATAFMAFCLWLLDMGLVWIVNLITGV encoded by the coding sequence ATGAGTACCAATACTGAAAACCAGGGCAGCTCCATGGACACTCTGAAGTGGGGTCTGGTGGTAGTGATCCTTGCCGCTGCTGTGGTGGGCAACCACTACTTTGCTGCTGAATCTGTGCTGATCCGCGCCATTGGCGTGGTTGTCGCGATCGCCATCGCGCTGTTTGTTGCCGCTCAAACTGAGAAAGGCAAAGCGGCCTGGGCGTTTGCGCAGGAATCCCGCAATGAGGTTCGCAAAGTGGTATGGCCGACCCGCCAAGAAACGGTTCAGACCACTCTGATCGTTTTTGCCGCCACCGCGTTTATGGCGTTCTGCCTCTGGCTGCTGGATATGGGCCTGGTGTGGATCGTTAATCTGATTACAGGGGTATAA
- the murB gene encoding UDP-N-acetylmuramate dehydrogenase, translating into MPASVIFDADLAEHHTFGISVRSRALMVVDSVAALANAYQAEAWRALPKLVVGGGSNLLFTEDFDGLVILNRIAGREVSESADHFHLHLGAGENWHEVVAWSLESGMPGLENLALIPGTVGAAPVQNIGAYGVELADFCEYVDYWDCESAERVRLSAEQCHFGYRESVFKAGLKGRAVVVAVGLKLSKHWQPKLGYGPLSALGVDTTPQAIFDEVCRVRASKLPDPSALGNAGSFFKNPVISETLFSHLQQGHPQIPSYPAGEGQIKVPAGWLIDNAGLKGYQVGDAAVHTEQALVLVNRDKASSAEVTALARHVVATVSERYGIELEPEVRILDAQGKAGW; encoded by the coding sequence GTGCCTGCTTCTGTGATTTTTGATGCGGATCTGGCCGAACACCACACGTTCGGCATTTCAGTGCGTTCTCGTGCCCTGATGGTGGTAGACAGCGTGGCTGCGCTGGCCAATGCCTACCAGGCCGAGGCGTGGCGCGCGCTGCCCAAGCTGGTGGTCGGCGGTGGCAGCAATCTGTTGTTCACTGAGGATTTCGACGGACTGGTGATTCTGAACCGCATCGCCGGTCGCGAGGTGTCCGAAAGCGCGGATCACTTCCACCTGCACCTGGGGGCCGGTGAAAACTGGCATGAGGTGGTGGCCTGGTCGCTTGAGTCGGGTATGCCGGGGCTGGAAAATCTGGCGCTGATCCCGGGCACCGTAGGAGCGGCTCCCGTACAAAACATTGGGGCCTACGGCGTTGAGCTGGCTGACTTCTGCGAATACGTCGACTACTGGGATTGTGAGTCTGCCGAGCGGGTTCGCCTGAGCGCAGAGCAATGCCACTTCGGTTATCGTGAGTCGGTCTTTAAAGCCGGGCTGAAAGGGCGAGCCGTGGTGGTGGCCGTTGGCCTGAAGCTGAGCAAACACTGGCAGCCAAAACTGGGTTATGGTCCGCTCAGTGCCTTGGGGGTGGACACCACACCTCAGGCGATCTTTGATGAGGTGTGCCGGGTTCGCGCCAGCAAGCTGCCTGATCCTAGTGCGTTGGGTAACGCTGGCAGCTTCTTTAAAAACCCGGTGATCAGTGAAACCCTGTTCAGTCACCTGCAACAGGGCCATCCCCAAATCCCCAGCTATCCGGCGGGGGAGGGGCAGATTAAGGTGCCTGCCGGTTGGCTGATCGACAATGCGGGCCTTAAGGGTTACCAGGTTGGCGACGCGGCGGTGCACACCGAACAGGCGCTGGTGCTGGTGAATCGCGACAAGGCGAGCTCGGCTGAGGTAACGGCGTTAGCGCGTCATGTTGTTGCGACGGTGTCGGAGCGTTACGGCATCGAGTTAGAGCCGGAAGTTCGCATTCTGGATGCACAGGGAAAGGCAGGCTGGTAA
- the nusG gene encoding transcription termination/antitermination protein NusG produces MSEQPKMRWYVVQAFSGFEARVAQSLKEHIQMHGMEEFFGEVLVPTEEVVEMRAGQRRKSERKFFPGYVLVQMVMNDQSWHLVRNVPRVMGFIGGTSDRPAPITEKEANAILNRLQEATESPRHRTIFEPGEVVRVTDGPFADFNGTVEEVDYEKSRLKVSVMIFGRSTPVELDFGQVEKS; encoded by the coding sequence ATGTCTGAGCAACCGAAAATGCGCTGGTATGTGGTGCAGGCTTTCTCCGGTTTTGAGGCGCGTGTAGCCCAATCCCTGAAAGAGCACATCCAGATGCATGGCATGGAAGAATTTTTTGGCGAGGTGCTGGTGCCCACCGAAGAGGTGGTTGAGATGCGTGCCGGTCAGCGTCGCAAGAGCGAGCGCAAGTTCTTCCCTGGCTACGTGCTGGTTCAGATGGTAATGAACGATCAATCCTGGCATCTGGTGCGCAACGTACCGCGCGTGATGGGCTTTATCGGCGGTACTTCCGACCGTCCGGCGCCGATCACTGAGAAAGAGGCAAACGCCATTCTCAACCGTCTGCAGGAAGCGACCGAATCTCCGCGTCACCGCACCATCTTCGAACCCGGTGAAGTGGTTCGTGTTACTGATGGTCCGTTTGCGGACTTCAACGGTACCGTGGAAGAGGTGGACTACGAGAAGAGCCGCCTGAAGGTGTCCGTAATGATCTTTGGTCGTTCCACTCCGGTGGAGTTGGACTTCGGTCAGGTCGAGAAGTCCTGA
- the rplL gene encoding 50S ribosomal protein L7/L12, which yields MSITKDQIIEAVAAMSVMEVVELIEAMEEKFGVSAAAAVVAGGAGDAAAAEEKTEFDVILAEAGSNKVGAIKAVRGATGLGLKEAKALVESAPAAIKEGISKEEAEALKKDLEEAGCKVELK from the coding sequence ATGTCTATCACCAAAGACCAAATCATCGAAGCCGTTGCAGCCATGTCTGTAATGGAAGTTGTTGAACTGATCGAAGCTATGGAAGAGAAGTTCGGTGTTTCTGCTGCTGCTGCTGTTGTAGCTGGTGGCGCCGGCGACGCAGCCGCTGCTGAAGAGAAGACCGAGTTCGACGTAATCCTGGCCGAAGCTGGTTCCAACAAAGTTGGCGCTATTAAAGCAGTTCGCGGCGCAACTGGCCTGGGTCTGAAAGAAGCTAAAGCTCTGGTAGAATCTGCTCCGGCAGCTATCAAAGAAGGCATCTCTAAAGAAGAAGCCGAAGCTCTGAAGAAAGACCTGGAAGAAGCCGGCTGTAAAGTTGAGCTCAAGTAA
- the trmA gene encoding tRNA (uridine(54)-C5)-methyltransferase TrmA: MDLAALDPRQYQTQLDEKCERMRALFAPFNAPELEVFPSEPEHYRMRAEFRVWHDGDDLNYIMFDQTQQAKVEVTQYLPASALINEYMPRLIEALKPDPVLRRKLFQVDFLSTLSGELVISLLYHRQLDDAWCDAIRELRARWDNKVHFIGRARKQKVTLEQDYVDEVLHVHGQPYHYRQIENAFTQPNGKVAEKMLEWAVDATRNSDGDLLELYCGNGNFSLALAQNFERVLATELAKPSVEAAQYNIAKNNIDNVTILRMSAEDFTDAINGVREFRRLKGIDLSGYRCNTIFVDPPRAGLDPATEKMVQGYDRILYISCNPETLLENLKTLSQTHKLSRLALFDQFPYTHHMEAGVLLERIK; this comes from the coding sequence ATGGATCTGGCTGCCCTCGATCCCCGTCAATATCAAACCCAGCTCGATGAAAAATGCGAGCGCATGCGTGCGCTGTTTGCGCCGTTTAACGCGCCGGAGCTGGAGGTGTTTCCATCCGAGCCTGAGCATTATCGTATGCGCGCCGAGTTCCGGGTTTGGCACGACGGTGATGACCTGAACTACATCATGTTCGATCAAACCCAGCAGGCCAAGGTAGAGGTGACCCAATACCTGCCCGCCAGCGCGTTGATCAATGAATACATGCCGCGCCTGATCGAAGCCCTGAAGCCGGACCCGGTACTGCGCCGCAAGCTGTTCCAGGTGGATTTCCTCTCCACCCTCAGCGGTGAGCTGGTGATCAGTCTGCTCTACCACCGCCAGCTGGACGACGCCTGGTGTGATGCCATTCGTGAACTGCGCGCCCGCTGGGACAACAAGGTGCACTTTATCGGTCGCGCTCGTAAGCAAAAGGTCACTCTGGAGCAGGACTACGTCGACGAAGTGCTGCACGTCCATGGCCAGCCTTACCACTATCGTCAGATCGAGAACGCCTTTACTCAGCCCAACGGCAAGGTCGCCGAGAAGATGCTGGAGTGGGCGGTCGATGCGACCCGTAACAGCGATGGCGACCTGCTGGAACTGTACTGCGGCAACGGTAACTTCTCTCTGGCGCTGGCACAGAACTTTGAGCGAGTTCTGGCTACTGAACTGGCCAAGCCGTCGGTGGAAGCGGCACAGTACAACATCGCCAAGAACAACATCGATAACGTCACCATCCTGCGGATGTCTGCCGAGGACTTTACCGACGCCATCAACGGGGTGCGCGAGTTCCGGCGTCTGAAGGGGATCGACCTGTCCGGCTACCGCTGCAACACCATCTTTGTTGACCCGCCGCGCGCCGGCCTCGACCCGGCGACCGAAAAGATGGTGCAGGGCTACGACCGCATCCTCTATATCTCCTGCAATCCGGAGACGTTGCTGGAGAACCTGAAGACCCTCAGCCAAACCCACAAGCTGAGTCGTCTGGCACTGTTCGATCAGTTCCCCTACACCCACCATATGGAAGCGGGTGTGCTGCTGGAGCGCATCAAATAG
- the coaA gene encoding type I pantothenate kinase: MNAQTKLGAYQGFSRREWAALRDAVPLPLSEEELERLRGINESVSLEEVEAVYLPLSRLLNLYVHSSQRRGDVLQQFLGRRPSKGPYIISVAGSVAVGKSTTARILQALLQRWPEHPQVELVTTDGFLYPLEELKRRDLLKRKGFPESYDIRMLLDFVKEVKSGRRTAAPLYSHLSYDRIENTQQEINNPDILILEGLNVLQSGMDYPDGDRPFVSDFVDFSIYVDAPESLLKSWYIDRFISFRDGAFKDPNSYFHHYAQLSEGEARKTASKIWDDINGPNLNNNILPTRERATLILSKGEHHRIEKIRLRG; encoded by the coding sequence TTGAACGCCCAGACCAAACTCGGTGCCTACCAGGGATTTTCCCGTCGTGAGTGGGCCGCACTGCGTGATGCCGTTCCTCTTCCGCTGAGCGAAGAGGAGCTGGAGCGACTGCGGGGTATCAACGAGAGCGTTTCTCTGGAAGAGGTTGAAGCGGTGTACCTGCCGCTGTCCCGACTGCTGAATCTGTACGTTCACTCCAGCCAGCGCCGCGGAGACGTCCTTCAGCAATTCTTAGGGCGCCGCCCCTCCAAAGGGCCCTACATCATCAGCGTGGCCGGTTCGGTAGCGGTTGGGAAAAGCACCACCGCCCGTATCCTGCAGGCCCTGCTGCAACGCTGGCCCGAGCATCCCCAGGTGGAACTGGTCACCACCGACGGTTTTCTCTACCCGCTGGAAGAGCTCAAGCGCCGGGACCTGCTCAAGCGCAAGGGATTCCCGGAAAGCTATGACATTCGCATGCTGCTGGATTTTGTCAAAGAGGTGAAGTCAGGTCGCCGTACCGCGGCCCCGCTCTACTCTCACCTGAGCTATGACCGCATAGAGAACACCCAGCAGGAGATCAACAATCCGGACATCCTGATCCTCGAAGGGTTGAATGTCCTGCAGAGCGGTATGGACTATCCGGACGGTGATCGTCCCTTTGTTTCCGACTTTGTCGACTTCTCCATCTACGTGGATGCGCCGGAGTCACTGTTGAAGTCCTGGTACATCGACCGCTTTATCAGCTTCCGTGACGGTGCGTTTAAGGATCCAAACTCCTATTTCCACCACTACGCCCAGCTGAGTGAAGGGGAAGCCCGTAAGACCGCCAGTAAAATCTGGGATGACATCAACGGGCCCAACCTGAACAACAACATTCTGCCCACCCGTGAGCGGGCCACGCTGATCCTCAGCAAAGGCGAGCATCACCGCATTGAGAAGATCCGCCTGCGCGGTTAA